One window of the Primulina eburnea isolate SZY01 chromosome 18, ASM2296580v1, whole genome shotgun sequence genome contains the following:
- the LOC140820173 gene encoding uncharacterized protein has product MSSLSTQPCLWETIKISQDRDPTLVKLKQQAEERNSSDLQTDDKGFGWMKWRLCVPDIENLRHEVMYEAHKSKFSVHPCSTKMYKDLKKNFWWSEMKKKDVAMFVSKCHVCQKVKAEHQRPGGLLQPLEIPEWK; this is encoded by the coding sequence ATGTCGTCACTTTCAACACAACCATGCCTCTGGGAAACGATCAAGATAAGTCAAGATCGAGACCCCACTTTGGTGAAACTGAAACAACAAGCTGAAGAAAGAAATTCATCGGATCTCCAGACAGATGACAAAGGATTTGGGTGGATGAAATGGAGATTGTGTGTACCTGACATTGAAAATCTTCGACATGAAGTAATGTATGAAGCACACAAGTCAAAATTTTCAGTCCACCCCTGCAGTACCaaaatgtataaagatttgaagaaaaactTTTGGTGGAGTGAAATGAAAAAAAAGGACGTTGCAatgtttgtctccaagtgtcacGTGTGCCAAAAAGTCAAGGCGGAACACCAAAGACCTGGTGGACTTCTTCAACCTTTGGAAATCCCGGAATGGAAATGa